One window of Leopardus geoffroyi isolate Oge1 chromosome B3, O.geoffroyi_Oge1_pat1.0, whole genome shotgun sequence genomic DNA carries:
- the PLEKHG3 gene encoding pleckstrin homology domain-containing family G member 3 isoform X9, which translates to MPVSASLRQERSQERPVSLTSTTSSSGSSRDSRGAMEDPNGSEASAENGAGSPRGRHPPNGNPNSSGWLSVRGPLSPFSSRAPAAPAHKLSYLGRVVREIVETERMYVQDLRSIVEDYLLKIIDTPGLLKPEQVSALFGNIENIYALNSQLLRDLDGCNSDPVAVASCFVERSQEFDIYTQYCNNYPNSVAALTECMRDKQQAKFFRDRQELLQHSLPLGSYLLKPVQRILKYHLLLQEIAKHFDEEEDGFEVVEDAIDTMTCVAWYINDMKRRHEHAVRLQEIQSLLINWKGPDLTIYGELVLEGTFRVHRVRNERTFFLFDKALLITKKRGDHFVYKSHIPCSSLMLIESTRDSLCFTVTHYKHSKQQYNIQAKTVEEKRSWTHHIKRLILENHHTTIPQKAKEAILEMDSYYPSRYRCSPERLKKAWSSQDEVSTHVRQGRRQSEPGQPPFSRASLPSGQRGFTEPGLKGRRKSEPTRHLLRQLSEKGGTAGMKEKGRRESEGPKSRRRPGGRSPTSAEKRMSFESTSSLPEVEPDPEPETEQEVFAAVEAASIEEVPSDMESPEVLETQLDAHQELLGMAPPGDMVDFVVAESTEDLKTLSSEEEEEEDMGATQEPESLLPPSVLDQASIIAERFVSSFSRRSSLALEDGKASGFGSPRLTSRSSSVLSLEGSEKGSARRGSTTDALGSQPPPEVDSGVGMATESSPSVNGTESPSPGCPAEPDRSSCKKKESALSTRDRLLLDKIKSYYENAEHHDAGFSIRRRESLSYIPKGLVRNSVSRFNSLPRPDPEPTAPLGHRRQVGSRPASWAMFDLPGPGQASAGEPAPITDAEFRPSSEIVKIWEGMESPGESSHKGPGQGQANGFDLHEPLFILEEHELGAITEESAAASPESASPTERPSPAHLARELKELVKELSGDVQGELVAPLHPRIVQLSHVMDGRVSERVKNKVYQLARQYSLRIKSKSVPARPPLQWGKAAPTVPCLQEEAGAPSGGKGKRKPVLSLLNDEQTVAPEHSPPKPCSPRHCSFSPTAASPRTTSPGVRPSSRSPLSPFDTETFNWPDVRELCSKYTSHDEAFQAEGSRPRGQPVNRSRSVPENMVEPPLAGKVGRCCSVGAKRGRADPEATQPQPPGGLPQSRPVGEEALYVTADLTLENNGRVIVMEKGPLPCPAAGLEEGSGQRPSSPAAAVGQGLDFQESGISRSPEYWPKEEGPRDPVDPGQQGRVRNLREKFQALNSVG; encoded by the exons atgcctgtctctgcctctctccgccAAGAGCGCAGCCAGGAGCGGCCGGTGAGCCTGACCTCCACCACCTCCTCGTCGGGTTCATCCCGTGACAGCCGCGGTGCCATGGAGGATCCCAATGGTTCCGAGGCTTCTGCTGAGAACGGGGCAGGCTCCCCGCGCGGCCGGCATCCCCCCAACGGCAACCCCAACTCCAGCGGCTGGCTGAGCGTGAGGGGGCCCCTGTCTCCGTTCAGCAGTCGGGCCCCGGCGGCCCCAGCACATAAGCTCAGCTACCTGGGCCGAGTGGTGCGGGAGATCGTGGAGACGGAGCGGATGTATGTGCAGGACCTGCGCAGCATCGTGGAG GACTACCTCTTGAAGATCATTGACACGCCTGGGCTGCTGAAGCCAGAACAAGTCAGCGCCCTCTTTGGGAACATAGAAAACATCTATGCACTGAACAG ccagctaCTCAGAGACCTGGATGGCTGCAATAGTGACCCTGTGGCTGTGGCCAGCTGCTTTGTGGAAAGG AGCCAAGAGTTTGATATCTACACCCAGTATTGCAACAACTACCCCAA CTCAGTGGCCGCCCTGACCGAGTGCATGCGGGACAAGCAACAGGCCAAGTTCTTTCGGGACCGGCAGGAGCTGCTACAGCACTCTCTGCCCTTGGGCTCCTACTTGCTGAAGCCCGTCCAGCGCATCCTCAAGTACCACCTGCTGCTCCAG GAAATCGCCAAACATTTTGATGAAGAAGAAGACGGCTTCGAGGTGGTGGAGGATGCCATTGACACCATGACCTGCGTGGCCTGGTACATCAATGACATGAAGAGGAGGCACGAGCATGCAGTCCGGCTCCAG GAGATTCAGTCACTGCTCATCAATTGGAAGGGACCAGACCTGACCATCTATGGGGAGCTCGTCCTGGAGGGCACGTTCCGCGTGCACCGCGTGCGCAACGAGAGGACCTTCTTCCTCTTTGACAAAGCTCTGCTCATCACCAAGAAGCGAGGCGATCACTTTGTCTACAAGAGTCATATCCCG tgcTCCTCCCTGATGCTGATCGAAAGCACCAGAGACTCCCTGTGCTTCACCGTCACCCACTACAAGCACAGCAAGCAGCAGTACAACATCCAG GCCAAGACAGTGGAGGAGAAACGGAGCTGGACTCACCACATCAAGAGGCTCATCCTGGAGAACCACCACACCACTATCCCCCAGAAG gcCAAGGAAGCCATCTTGGAAATGGACTCCTACT ATCCCAGTCGGTACCGCTGCAGCCCGGAGCGACTGAAGAAGGCTTGGTCCTCCCAGGACGAAGTGTCCACCCACGTGCGGCAGGGGCGCCGGCAGTCTG AGCCCGGTCAGCCCCCGTTCAGCCGGGCATCACTCCCCAGCGGGCAGCGAGGCTTCACGGAGCCAGGCCTTAAGGGCCGTAGGAAGTCGG AGCCCACCAGACACCTGCTCAGGCAACTCAGTGAGAAAG GTGGAACAGCGGGAATGAAG GAGAAGGGGCGTAGGGAGTCTGAAGGCCCCAAGAGCCGCAGAAGGCCCGGCGGCCGGTCTCCCACTAGTGCTGAGAAGCGCATGAGCTTTGAGTCCACCTCTTCGCTGCCAGAG GTTGAGCCAGACCCTGAGCCTGAGACAGAGCAGGAAGTATTTGCTGCTGTGGAAGCTGCCAGCATCGAGGAGGTGCCCTCAGACATGGAGTCTCCAGAAGTCCTGGAAACACAGCTTGATGCCCACCAGGAGCTGCTGGGGATGGCCCCCCCGGGTGACATGGTGGACTTTGTGGTGGCCGAGAGCACCGAGGACCTTAAGACTCTGagcagtgaggaggaggaggaggaggacatggGTGCCACGCAGGAGCCCGAGAGCCTCCTGCCACCCTCTGTGCTGGACCAGGCCAGCATCATTGCCGAGCGGTTCGTCAGCAGCTTCTCTCGGCGGAGCAGCCTGGCCCTGGAGGATGGCAAGGCCAGCGGCTTTGGGAGCCCGAGGCTGACAAGCCGGAGCAGCAGCGTGCTCAGCCTAGAGGGCAGCGAGAAGGGCTCGGCCCGGCGTGGCAGCACCACCGACGCCCTCGGCTCGCAGCCACCCCCAGAGGTGGACAGCGGTGTGGGCATGGCCACGGAGAGCAGCCCTTCGGTCAACGGGACGGAGTCCCCGAGCCCAGGCTGCCCTGCAGAGCCCGACAGGTCTTCCTGTAAGAAGAAGGAATCGGCACTCTCCACCCGAGACCGGCTGTTGCTGGACAAGATCAAGAGCTACTATGAGAACGCGGAGCACCATGACGCGGGCTTTAGCATCCGGCGCCGAGAGAGCCTCTCCTACATCCCCAAAGGGCTGGTGAGGAACTCCGTTTCCAGATTCAACAGCCTTCCCAGGCCGGACCCAGAGCCCACGGCTCCGCTGGGGCACAGGAGGCAGGTGGGCTCCCGGCCGGCTTCGTGGGCTATGTTTGACCTCCCAGGCCCCGGCCAGGCGAGCGCTGGGGAGCCAGCTCCTATCACAGATGCTGAGTTCAGGCCGTCTTCAGAAATTGTAAAGATCTGGGAGGGAATGGAGTCTCCCGGGGAGAGCTCTCACAAGGGGCCTGGCCAAGGCCAGGCCAATGGTTTTGACCTGCACGAACCGCTCTTCATCCTGGAGGAGCACGAACTGGGGGCCATCACCGAGGAGTCGGCCGCCGCCTCCCCTGAGAGTGCCTCCCCCACGGAGCGGCCCAGCCCGGCCCACCTGGCCCGGGAGCTGAAGGAGCTCGTGAAGGAGCTGAGTGGCGACGTCCAGGGGGAGCTGGTGGCTCCACTGCACCCGCGCATCGTCCAGCTCTCCCACGTGATGGATGGCCGCGTGAGCGAGCGAGTCAAGAACAAGGTCTACCAGCTGGCCCGCCAGTACAGCCTGCGGATCAAGAGCAAATCTGTGCCAGCCAGGCCACCGCTCCAGTGGGGAAAGGCGGCTCCCACCGTTCCCTGCCTGCAGGAGGAGGCTGGAGCGCCCTCGGGCGGCAAAG GTAAGAGAAAGCCGGTGCTGTCCCTCCTCAACGATGAGCAGACGGTGGCCCCGGAGCACAGCCCGCCCAAGCCCTGCTCTCCTCGGCATTGCTCCTTCAGCCCCACTGCTGCCAGCCCGAGGACCACCTCGCCTGGGGTCCGGCCCTCCTCTCGAAGCCCCCTCAGCCCCTTCGACACTGAGACCTTCAACTGGCCTGATGTCCGAGAGCTCTGCTCCAAGTACACCTCCCACGATGAGGCATTCCAGGCCGAGGGCAGTCGGCCCCGTGGCCAGCCTGTCAACCGGAGCCGCTCGGTGCCAGAGAACATGGTGGAGCCCCCTCTGGCGGGCAAGGTGGGCCGCTGCTGCAGCGTGGGCGCCAAGAGGGGCCGGGCAGACCCAGAGgccacccagccccagcctcctgggGGATTGCCCCAAAGCAGGCCGGTCGGAGAGGAAGCCCTGTATGTCACCGCAGACCTCACCCTGGAGAACAACGGGCGGGTGATCGTCATGGAGAAggggcctctgccctgccccgctgcggggctggaggagggcagtGGCCAGAGACCAAGCTCACCAGCAGCCGCGGTGGGACAGGGCCTGGATTTCCAGGAGTCTGGGATTTCCAGGAGTCCAGAGTATTGGCCAAAGGAAGAGGGTCCCAGAGACCCAGTGGACCCAGGCCAGCAGGGCAGAGTGAGAAACCTGAGGGAGAAATTTCAGGCCTTGAACTCTGTAGGGTGA
- the PLEKHG3 gene encoding pleckstrin homology domain-containing family G member 3 isoform X3 produces MPVSASLRQERSQERPVSLTSTTSSSGSSRDSRGAMEDPNGSEASAENGAGSPRGRHPPNGNPNSSGWLSVRGPLSPFSSRAPAAPAHKLSYLGRVVREIVETERMYVQDLRSIVEDYLLKIIDTPGLLKPEQVSALFGNIENIYALNSQLLRDLDGCNSDPVAVASCFVERSQEFDIYTQYCNNYPNSVAALTECMRDKQQAKFFRDRQELLQHSLPLGSYLLKPVQRILKYHLLLQEIAKHFDEEEDGFEVVEDAIDTMTCVAWYINDMKRRHEHAVRLQEIQSLLINWKGPDLTIYGELVLEGTFRVHRVRNERTFFLFDKALLITKKRGDHFVYKSHIPCSSLMLIESTRDSLCFTVTHYKHSKQQYNIQAKTVEEKRSWTHHIKRLILENHHTTIPQKAKEAILEMDSYYPSRYRCSPERLKKAWSSQDEVSTHVRQGRRQSEPTRHLLRQLSEKGGTAGMKHAGSAGALLDFGRPPRAQGIQPEAEGAAREEQEEEEEEEEEEEEEEVVEEEEEEEQAFQVSLEDLAGHEGSKKGARLEPQGSEEEEEEEEESLAVAEQVADFASSLLAALHCWHYRANALLFSRGAMEKGRRESEGPKSRRRPGGRSPTSAEKRMSFESTSSLPEVEPDPEPETEQEVFAAVEAASIEEVPSDMESPEVLETQLDAHQELLGMAPPGDMVDFVVAESTEDLKTLSSEEEEEEDMGATQEPESLLPPSVLDQASIIAERFVSSFSRRSSLALEDGKASGFGSPRLTSRSSSVLSLEGSEKGSARRGSTTDALGSQPPPEVDSGVGMATESSPSVNGTESPSPGCPAEPDRSSCKKKESALSTRDRLLLDKIKSYYENAEHHDAGFSIRRRESLSYIPKGLVRNSVSRFNSLPRPDPEPTAPLGHRRQVGSRPASWAMFDLPGPGQASAGEPAPITDAEFRPSSEIVKIWEGMESPGESSHKGPGQGQANGFDLHEPLFILEEHELGAITEESAAASPESASPTERPSPAHLARELKELVKELSGDVQGELVAPLHPRIVQLSHVMDGRVSERVKNKVYQLARQYSLRIKSKSVPARPPLQWGKAAPTVPCLQEEAGAPSGGKGKRKPVLSLLNDEQTVAPEHSPPKPCSPRHCSFSPTAASPRTTSPGVRPSSRSPLSPFDTETFNWPDVRELCSKYTSHDEAFQAEGSRPRGQPVNRSRSVPENMVEPPLAGKVGRCCSVGAKRGRADPEATQPQPPGGLPQSRPVGEEALYVTADLTLENNGRVIVMEKGPLPCPAAGLEEGSGQRPSSPAAAVGQGLDFQESGISRSPEYWPKEEGPRDPVDPGQQGRVRNLREKFQALNSVG; encoded by the exons atgcctgtctctgcctctctccgccAAGAGCGCAGCCAGGAGCGGCCGGTGAGCCTGACCTCCACCACCTCCTCGTCGGGTTCATCCCGTGACAGCCGCGGTGCCATGGAGGATCCCAATGGTTCCGAGGCTTCTGCTGAGAACGGGGCAGGCTCCCCGCGCGGCCGGCATCCCCCCAACGGCAACCCCAACTCCAGCGGCTGGCTGAGCGTGAGGGGGCCCCTGTCTCCGTTCAGCAGTCGGGCCCCGGCGGCCCCAGCACATAAGCTCAGCTACCTGGGCCGAGTGGTGCGGGAGATCGTGGAGACGGAGCGGATGTATGTGCAGGACCTGCGCAGCATCGTGGAG GACTACCTCTTGAAGATCATTGACACGCCTGGGCTGCTGAAGCCAGAACAAGTCAGCGCCCTCTTTGGGAACATAGAAAACATCTATGCACTGAACAG ccagctaCTCAGAGACCTGGATGGCTGCAATAGTGACCCTGTGGCTGTGGCCAGCTGCTTTGTGGAAAGG AGCCAAGAGTTTGATATCTACACCCAGTATTGCAACAACTACCCCAA CTCAGTGGCCGCCCTGACCGAGTGCATGCGGGACAAGCAACAGGCCAAGTTCTTTCGGGACCGGCAGGAGCTGCTACAGCACTCTCTGCCCTTGGGCTCCTACTTGCTGAAGCCCGTCCAGCGCATCCTCAAGTACCACCTGCTGCTCCAG GAAATCGCCAAACATTTTGATGAAGAAGAAGACGGCTTCGAGGTGGTGGAGGATGCCATTGACACCATGACCTGCGTGGCCTGGTACATCAATGACATGAAGAGGAGGCACGAGCATGCAGTCCGGCTCCAG GAGATTCAGTCACTGCTCATCAATTGGAAGGGACCAGACCTGACCATCTATGGGGAGCTCGTCCTGGAGGGCACGTTCCGCGTGCACCGCGTGCGCAACGAGAGGACCTTCTTCCTCTTTGACAAAGCTCTGCTCATCACCAAGAAGCGAGGCGATCACTTTGTCTACAAGAGTCATATCCCG tgcTCCTCCCTGATGCTGATCGAAAGCACCAGAGACTCCCTGTGCTTCACCGTCACCCACTACAAGCACAGCAAGCAGCAGTACAACATCCAG GCCAAGACAGTGGAGGAGAAACGGAGCTGGACTCACCACATCAAGAGGCTCATCCTGGAGAACCACCACACCACTATCCCCCAGAAG gcCAAGGAAGCCATCTTGGAAATGGACTCCTACT ATCCCAGTCGGTACCGCTGCAGCCCGGAGCGACTGAAGAAGGCTTGGTCCTCCCAGGACGAAGTGTCCACCCACGTGCGGCAGGGGCGCCGGCAGTCTG AGCCCACCAGACACCTGCTCAGGCAACTCAGTGAGAAAG GTGGAACAGCGGGAATGAAG CATGCAGGCAGTGCCGGCGCTCTCCTGGACTTTGGGCGGCCTCCTCGTGCTCAGGGCATACAGCCAGAGGCTGAAGGGGCTGCCCgggaggaacaggaggaggaggaggaggaagaggaggaggaggaggaggaggaggtggtggaggaggaggaggaggaggagcaggccTTTCAGGTGTCTCTGGAAGACTTGGCAGGGCATGAAGGCAGCAAGAAGGGGGCCAGGCTGGAGCCCCAAGgctcggaggaggaggaggaggaggaggaggagagcctgGCAGTGGCGGAGCAGGTAGCCGACTTTGCCAGCTCCCTGCTGGCCGCCCTCCACTGCTGGCACTATCGGGCCAACGCTTTACTTTTCTCCCGGGGCGCTATG GAGAAGGGGCGTAGGGAGTCTGAAGGCCCCAAGAGCCGCAGAAGGCCCGGCGGCCGGTCTCCCACTAGTGCTGAGAAGCGCATGAGCTTTGAGTCCACCTCTTCGCTGCCAGAG GTTGAGCCAGACCCTGAGCCTGAGACAGAGCAGGAAGTATTTGCTGCTGTGGAAGCTGCCAGCATCGAGGAGGTGCCCTCAGACATGGAGTCTCCAGAAGTCCTGGAAACACAGCTTGATGCCCACCAGGAGCTGCTGGGGATGGCCCCCCCGGGTGACATGGTGGACTTTGTGGTGGCCGAGAGCACCGAGGACCTTAAGACTCTGagcagtgaggaggaggaggaggaggacatggGTGCCACGCAGGAGCCCGAGAGCCTCCTGCCACCCTCTGTGCTGGACCAGGCCAGCATCATTGCCGAGCGGTTCGTCAGCAGCTTCTCTCGGCGGAGCAGCCTGGCCCTGGAGGATGGCAAGGCCAGCGGCTTTGGGAGCCCGAGGCTGACAAGCCGGAGCAGCAGCGTGCTCAGCCTAGAGGGCAGCGAGAAGGGCTCGGCCCGGCGTGGCAGCACCACCGACGCCCTCGGCTCGCAGCCACCCCCAGAGGTGGACAGCGGTGTGGGCATGGCCACGGAGAGCAGCCCTTCGGTCAACGGGACGGAGTCCCCGAGCCCAGGCTGCCCTGCAGAGCCCGACAGGTCTTCCTGTAAGAAGAAGGAATCGGCACTCTCCACCCGAGACCGGCTGTTGCTGGACAAGATCAAGAGCTACTATGAGAACGCGGAGCACCATGACGCGGGCTTTAGCATCCGGCGCCGAGAGAGCCTCTCCTACATCCCCAAAGGGCTGGTGAGGAACTCCGTTTCCAGATTCAACAGCCTTCCCAGGCCGGACCCAGAGCCCACGGCTCCGCTGGGGCACAGGAGGCAGGTGGGCTCCCGGCCGGCTTCGTGGGCTATGTTTGACCTCCCAGGCCCCGGCCAGGCGAGCGCTGGGGAGCCAGCTCCTATCACAGATGCTGAGTTCAGGCCGTCTTCAGAAATTGTAAAGATCTGGGAGGGAATGGAGTCTCCCGGGGAGAGCTCTCACAAGGGGCCTGGCCAAGGCCAGGCCAATGGTTTTGACCTGCACGAACCGCTCTTCATCCTGGAGGAGCACGAACTGGGGGCCATCACCGAGGAGTCGGCCGCCGCCTCCCCTGAGAGTGCCTCCCCCACGGAGCGGCCCAGCCCGGCCCACCTGGCCCGGGAGCTGAAGGAGCTCGTGAAGGAGCTGAGTGGCGACGTCCAGGGGGAGCTGGTGGCTCCACTGCACCCGCGCATCGTCCAGCTCTCCCACGTGATGGATGGCCGCGTGAGCGAGCGAGTCAAGAACAAGGTCTACCAGCTGGCCCGCCAGTACAGCCTGCGGATCAAGAGCAAATCTGTGCCAGCCAGGCCACCGCTCCAGTGGGGAAAGGCGGCTCCCACCGTTCCCTGCCTGCAGGAGGAGGCTGGAGCGCCCTCGGGCGGCAAAG GTAAGAGAAAGCCGGTGCTGTCCCTCCTCAACGATGAGCAGACGGTGGCCCCGGAGCACAGCCCGCCCAAGCCCTGCTCTCCTCGGCATTGCTCCTTCAGCCCCACTGCTGCCAGCCCGAGGACCACCTCGCCTGGGGTCCGGCCCTCCTCTCGAAGCCCCCTCAGCCCCTTCGACACTGAGACCTTCAACTGGCCTGATGTCCGAGAGCTCTGCTCCAAGTACACCTCCCACGATGAGGCATTCCAGGCCGAGGGCAGTCGGCCCCGTGGCCAGCCTGTCAACCGGAGCCGCTCGGTGCCAGAGAACATGGTGGAGCCCCCTCTGGCGGGCAAGGTGGGCCGCTGCTGCAGCGTGGGCGCCAAGAGGGGCCGGGCAGACCCAGAGgccacccagccccagcctcctgggGGATTGCCCCAAAGCAGGCCGGTCGGAGAGGAAGCCCTGTATGTCACCGCAGACCTCACCCTGGAGAACAACGGGCGGGTGATCGTCATGGAGAAggggcctctgccctgccccgctgcggggctggaggagggcagtGGCCAGAGACCAAGCTCACCAGCAGCCGCGGTGGGACAGGGCCTGGATTTCCAGGAGTCTGGGATTTCCAGGAGTCCAGAGTATTGGCCAAAGGAAGAGGGTCCCAGAGACCCAGTGGACCCAGGCCAGCAGGGCAGAGTGAGAAACCTGAGGGAGAAATTTCAGGCCTTGAACTCTGTAGGGTGA